The Alosa sapidissima isolate fAloSap1 chromosome 16, fAloSap1.pri, whole genome shotgun sequence genome has a segment encoding these proteins:
- the si:ch211-248a14.8 gene encoding uncharacterized protein si:ch211-248a14.8 isoform X1, protein MEIHNQAWKGKLLKCFSWICKRKSLALRRCLSDVLSTSGLSIYSSECWKSLVPILLFCGILLALVALSQVDRLRSFVCGIFIPQYHYPYAVPLTFVQVLIISLPLLALHGVGLISLRPYSLRLGERMLVPTVCGSAQAVLELWAKASAHSGLYPLFTCLLPVLSVVWSRVLSLTAKPSLYQSCLLAGVTLGAITITVAKGIYLVETLEWVYSPLSVLLHSLSLAWMAKVAEAERGHLTVFDCHFSLVVTRCMVLGFLCLLHPDGPRALEEGNWHSLLFLGYLLAILLLGALQHLLIDMTALYFSPLAAALLYAARELARPFYSLL, encoded by the exons ATGGAGATACATAATCAGGCCTGGAAAGGCAAACTTTTAAAATG CTTCTCCTGGATTTGCAAGAGAAAGTCTTTGGCCTTAAGAAGATGCTTGTCAGATGTTTTAAGCACATCTGGCCTCAGCATATATTCATCTGAATGCTGGAAATCCTTGGTGCCCATATTGTTGTTCTGTGGCATTTTGCTGGCTCTGGTGGCACTCTCTCAGGTGGATAGACTGCGCAGTtttgtctgtggaattttcatTCCTCAATACCACTATCCCTATGCAGTGCCACTCACCTTTGTACAG GTCCTGATCATCTCCCTGCCGTTGCTGGCCTTGCACGGCGTGGGCCTGATCTCTCTGCGGCCGTACTCCCTCAGACTCGGGGAACGCATGCTGGTGCCCACTGTGTGTGGCAGTGCCCAGGCTGTGCTGGAGCTCTGGGCGAAGGCCAGTGCCCACTCGGGACTTTACCCTCTCTTCACATGCCTGCTGCCTGTCCTAAGTGTGGTATGGAGTCGCGTCCTGTCGCTGACAGCAAAACCCTCTCTCTACCAGTCATGTTTACTGGCCGGGGTCACTCTCGGTGCAATCACTATAACAG TTGCAAAGGGCATATATTTAGTGGAGACGCTGGAGTGGGTGTACTCGCCTCTTAGTGTGCTGCTGCACAGCCTCTCCCTCGCCTGGATGGCCAAAGTTGCAGAAGCTGAACGGGGCCACTTGACCGTGTTTGACTGCCACTTTTCCCTGGTGGTGACGCGCTGCATGGTGCTGGGCTTCCTGTGCCTGCTGCACCCGGATGGTCCTAGAGCACTGGAAGAGGGTAACTGGCACAGTCTGCTCTTCCTGGGCTACCTACTGGCCATCCTCCTGCTTGGAGCTCTACAGCACCTCCTTATTGACATGACTGCACTGTACTTCTCACCTCTGGCAGCTGCCTTGCTTTACGCTGCTCGAGAGTTGGCTCGTCCCTTTTATAGTCTGCTGTAA
- the si:ch211-248a14.8 gene encoding uncharacterized protein si:ch211-248a14.8 isoform X2, which produces MQCHSPLYRLGERMLVPTVCGSAQAVLELWAKASAHSGLYPLFTCLLPVLSVVWSRVLSLTAKPSLYQSCLLAGVTLGAITITVAKGIYLVETLEWVYSPLSVLLHSLSLAWMAKVAEAERGHLTVFDCHFSLVVTRCMVLGFLCLLHPDGPRALEEGNWHSLLFLGYLLAILLLGALQHLLIDMTALYFSPLAAALLYAARELARPFYSLL; this is translated from the exons ATGCAGTGCCACTCACCTTTGTACAG ACTCGGGGAACGCATGCTGGTGCCCACTGTGTGTGGCAGTGCCCAGGCTGTGCTGGAGCTCTGGGCGAAGGCCAGTGCCCACTCGGGACTTTACCCTCTCTTCACATGCCTGCTGCCTGTCCTAAGTGTGGTATGGAGTCGCGTCCTGTCGCTGACAGCAAAACCCTCTCTCTACCAGTCATGTTTACTGGCCGGGGTCACTCTCGGTGCAATCACTATAACAG TTGCAAAGGGCATATATTTAGTGGAGACGCTGGAGTGGGTGTACTCGCCTCTTAGTGTGCTGCTGCACAGCCTCTCCCTCGCCTGGATGGCCAAAGTTGCAGAAGCTGAACGGGGCCACTTGACCGTGTTTGACTGCCACTTTTCCCTGGTGGTGACGCGCTGCATGGTGCTGGGCTTCCTGTGCCTGCTGCACCCGGATGGTCCTAGAGCACTGGAAGAGGGTAACTGGCACAGTCTGCTCTTCCTGGGCTACCTACTGGCCATCCTCCTGCTTGGAGCTCTACAGCACCTCCTTATTGACATGACTGCACTGTACTTCTCACCTCTGGCAGCTGCCTTGCTTTACGCTGCTCGAGAGTTGGCTCGTCCCTTTTATAGTCTGCTGTAA